The nucleotide window TCTCGCGGCCCACCCCGTGTTCACCGGTGATGCTGCCGCCGACTTTCACGCACAGCTCGAGGATCTTGCCCCCCAGGGCTTCGGCGCGATCGAGTTCGCCCGGTTGGTTGGCATCGAACAGGATCAGCGGGTGCATGTTGCCGTCGCCGGCATGGAATACGTTGGCGACCCGCAGGCCGTACTCGGCCGACAAGGCGGCGATGGCCTGCAACACGCCGGGCAACTCCCGGCGCGGGATGGTCCCGTCCATGCAGTAATAGTCCGGCGAGAGGCGGCCCACCGCAGGAAACGCATTCTTGCGCCCGGCCCAGAACCGCACGCGTTCGGCCTCGTCACGGGCCTGGCGCACTTCGGTGGCGCCGGCCTGCTCCAGCACCTGGCGCACCCGGTCGCAGTCATCATGGACGTCGGCTTCCACACCATCGAGCTCACACAACAGAATGGCCTCGGCCTCCACCGGGTAACCGGCGTGGATGAAGTCTTCGGCGGCGCGGATGGCCAGGTTGTCCATCATCTCCAAACCGCCGGGAATGATGCCCGCCGCGATGATGTCACCCACCGCGCGGCCGGCCTTTTCGACCGAGTCGAACGCCGCCAGCAACACCTTCGCGGTCTGGGGTTTGGGAAGCAGCTTGACCGTGACTTCGGTAATCACCCCGAGCATACCCTCGGAGCCGGTGAACAATGCCAGCAGGTCCAGGCCCGGTGAATCGAGCGCATTGCTGCCCAGGGTCAGGTGCTCGCCTTCGACGGTGAGGATGTCGACCTTGAGCAGGTTGTGCACGGTCAGACCATATTTGAGGCAATGCACGCCGCCGGCATTTTCCGCAACGTTGCCGCCGATGGAGCAGGCGATTTGCGAGGACGGATCCGGCGCGTAGTACAAGCCAAACGGCGCGGCCGCCTGGGAGATCGCCAGGTTGCGCACCCCGGGCTGGACCCGTGCGGTGCGGGCGGCCGGGTCGATCTGCAAAATGTTGTTGAAGCGCGCCATCACCAGCAGCACACCCTTCTCCAGCGGCAGCGCACCGCCGGACAAACCAGTCCCGGCCCCCCGGGCGACAACAGGCACTTGCAGTTCGTGACACAGCGCCAGCACGCCCTGGACCTCGTCGAGATGACGGGGCAGCACCACCAGCAGGGGGGTGGTTCGATAGGCGGAAAGCCCATCGCACTCGTAGGGCATGAGTTCTTCGCGCTGGTGCAGGATCTCGAGCTCCGGTAATCGCGCCTGCAAGGCTTGCAGCAGCGTGGCTTTATCCACGGCAGGCAGGACACCATCAACGCGTTCATCGTAGAGAATGTTCATAGTTGGCCGGCGACACTCGGTTGTTTTTATTTGAGGTCAGGTTTCCCATGCAGCTGACTTGCATCATTGGTCCGAGGCGATCTACTGTCTACGCATTGTTGAGGTGGTCGAACCAGTTTGTAACGGGCTGTTTTTCTGAAGCTCTTAATAATCCTTCTAAAAACAATGAATTGGGATGATCGGTAAGCATGCTTGAGGCGCATGGCTTGGCTGGTCATACCAGTTGGAGGTTTCAATGGCCGACACCCAGAACCGTCGCAACCTGCAAGTGGCCGATGTGGTGTGCGAGCGCATCGAGCGCCTGATCGTGGACGGTGTACTCAAAACCGGGCAGTTGTTGCCGTCGGAGCGTCGGCTGACGGAAAAACTCGGTGTTTCACGCACGGCGCTGCGCGAGGGGCTGAAGCTGCTGCACGCCCGCGGGATCATCAAGACCGAGCAGGGCAAGGGCTCGTTTGTCGCCGACCTGTCGGGCAATGGCGCCGCCTCACCGTTGATGCACCTGTTCAGCTCACAACCCCGCACGCTTTACGATCTGTTCGAGGTCCGCAGCCTGCTCGAAGGCGAGTCCGCACGGTTGGCGGCCCTGCGCGGCACGGAGGCCGATTTTGTCTTGATCGCCCGCAGCTACGAAGCGTTGCTCGATGCCCATGCACGCTCGTTGGAGCCCAGCGAACACGCCCGGCTCGATCATGCGTTTCACCTGGCAATCTGCGAGGCATCGCATAACCCGGTACTGGTGCAGACCTTGCGCTCGCTGACGGACCTGCTGCTCACCACAGTGTTCGCCTCGGTCAACAACCTCTATCACCGTGAACCGCAGAAGCGTCAAATCGATCGCCAGCATGCACGGCTCTATAACGCCGTGACCGGACGGCTTCCCGAGCAGGCGCGCAAGGCCGCCGTTGCGCATATCCAGAGCATCTGCGACAACCTCAAGGAAATCGAAAGCGAAGAGCAACGCCTGGTGCGTGCTACGTTGCGACTTGAGGGATGGGCATGATTCAGCGTCCGAAACTGCGCCAATCCCTTGTGGGAGCGAGCCTGCTCGCGATAGCGGTGGGTCAGCTTGAATGGAGATTGAATGTGCCGCCGCCATCGCGAGCAGGCTCGCTCCCACCTTGTCCGCGTTGAACACGATACCTGTGTCCGACACTCGGGTCATGGACTCCATCAACGCGAGGCCATGACCGTACCCGAATCACGAACGCCGCAACGTCTCGATGGTCTCGATCAGGGCGTCATAGGACACCGGCTTGCCGAGGTGTTGATCGAACCCCGCCGCGTGGGACTTCTGAATATCGTCATGGGTGCCGTAGCCGGTGAGGGCGATGGCCGGTACGTTTTTCGCCAGCGGTAGCTGGCGCAATGCACTGATCAGTTGATGGCCGTTCATGACCGGCATGCCGAGGTCGGAAATGATCAGGTCGAAACGCTGGGATTCCGCCGCCTTCAGTGCCTCCAGCGGCTGGTCGAAGGCCAGGACCTGGGCATCTTCCATCTCCAGCAGCATCTTCATGGTTTCCAGCACTTGCGGCGAATCATCCACCAACAGGATGTTCAAACCATCGAGTTTGCCTGATGCTGATTCAACCGCCGCTATCGGAACGGTTTTGCTCTCCGGGGCGGCCAGGGGCAGGCAGATGCTGAAGGTGCAGCCGGCGCCGAGCCCTGCGGATGTCACCTGGACGGTGCCGTGCTGCGCCTCGGTCAGCTGTCGCACCAGGGACAGCCCGATGCCCAGGCCTTCGCGCTGATGGTGGACCTGTTGCTTTTCCGCCTGGCCGAACATGTCAAAGACGTGTTCGAGGTTTTCCACGGCAATACCGGCGCCGGTGTCCTTGATATCGATCCGCGCCATCTGATCCTGGCGACGGGCGATCAGTTGAATATGTCCCGTGGGTGGGGTGAATTTCAGCGCGTTATTGACCAGGTTCCAGATAATCTGGTCAACCCGGGTCGGGTCGGCGTGGACGATCAGCGGTGCGTCTGGCAGTTGCAGGTCGACCTGGGTCTGGTGTTGTTCGTTGACCACCACGGTGTAGATGTCCCGCAGGACCTCGACCAGGTCGATCCGGGTCGGTTGCAGCTTGAGTTTTCCGGTGCGTACACGGGCGACGTCCAGCAGGTCATCGATGATACGGGCCTGGCTGTTGACCGCATCGCGAATGGTCTCCACGGCTTTGGCCGCCGAGCTGGAGGTGCGGGTGATCGGTAAACGACGCAGCATTTCGGCGTTGAGCTGGATCAGGTTCAGCGGATGCTTGAGCTCATGGGACATGACCGCAAAGAACTCGTCCTTCAGGGAAATGGTGTTGCGCGATTGTTTCAGTTCCTGGGTCTGTTTCTCGTGTTCCTGCTGGTGCCCCGTCAAGTCGCGGGCGATTTTCACGTAGCCTTGCAGGTGGTCACCGCTGAGCAGGGTGACCTCGCCGCTGCAATAGAAAAGGCTACCGTCCTTGCGCTTGTGCCAGCGCTCATCTTCTGCGCGACCGTGGGCACGGGCGGTCCTCAACTCAGCTTCTGGCGCACCTTTGGCGCGATCGTCTTCGG belongs to Pseudomonas sp. B21-028 and includes:
- the glcC gene encoding transcriptional regulator GlcC: MADTQNRRNLQVADVVCERIERLIVDGVLKTGQLLPSERRLTEKLGVSRTALREGLKLLHARGIIKTEQGKGSFVADLSGNGAASPLMHLFSSQPRTLYDLFEVRSLLEGESARLAALRGTEADFVLIARSYEALLDAHARSLEPSEHARLDHAFHLAICEASHNPVLVQTLRSLTDLLLTTVFASVNNLYHREPQKRQIDRQHARLYNAVTGRLPEQARKAAVAHIQSICDNLKEIESEEQRLVRATLRLEGWA
- the glcD gene encoding glycolate oxidase subunit GlcD: MNILYDERVDGVLPAVDKATLLQALQARLPELEILHQREELMPYECDGLSAYRTTPLLVVLPRHLDEVQGVLALCHELQVPVVARGAGTGLSGGALPLEKGVLLVMARFNNILQIDPAARTARVQPGVRNLAISQAAAPFGLYYAPDPSSQIACSIGGNVAENAGGVHCLKYGLTVHNLLKVDILTVEGEHLTLGSNALDSPGLDLLALFTGSEGMLGVITEVTVKLLPKPQTAKVLLAAFDSVEKAGRAVGDIIAAGIIPGGLEMMDNLAIRAAEDFIHAGYPVEAEAILLCELDGVEADVHDDCDRVRQVLEQAGATEVRQARDEAERVRFWAGRKNAFPAVGRLSPDYYCMDGTIPRRELPGVLQAIAALSAEYGLRVANVFHAGDGNMHPLILFDANQPGELDRAEALGGKILELCVKVGGSITGEHGVGREKINQMCAQFNSDELTVFHAVKAAFDPSGLLNPGKNIPTLHRCAEFGAMHVHLGQLPFPELERF